A stretch of Paenibacillus peoriae DNA encodes these proteins:
- the nadA gene encoding quinolinate synthase NadA has product MSMLDVLQGNRGLMPEHYKTLTVAEMEQRVAELKQKWGPKLLIPGHHYQKDEVIQFADITGDSLQLAQMAAQNQEAEFIVFCGVHFMAETADMLTTDRQTVVLPDMRAGCSMADMANVEQTERAWKHLQELVGDTIIPLTYVNSTAEIKAFVGRHGGATVTSSNAKQVLEWALKQKERILFLPDQHLGRNTAYDLGIPLNEMAVWNPLADQLETEQDPATVKIILWKGHCSVHEKFTVDHIRNVRERDKNVRVIVHPECSYEVVQLADCAGSTKFIIDTIRAAEPGTQWAVGTEMNLVQRIKQQYPEQQIESLNPDMCPCLTMNRIDLPHLLWAMEQFDRGEPVGVIRVDAQIRQDAVLALNRMLAIR; this is encoded by the coding sequence ATGTCTATGCTTGACGTTTTACAAGGAAATCGAGGGCTTATGCCAGAGCATTATAAGACACTGACGGTTGCTGAAATGGAGCAGCGAGTGGCCGAACTGAAACAAAAATGGGGACCCAAGCTGCTTATACCGGGCCACCACTATCAGAAGGACGAGGTTATTCAGTTTGCTGATATAACAGGAGATTCTCTACAGCTTGCTCAAATGGCTGCACAAAATCAGGAAGCGGAGTTCATTGTATTTTGTGGGGTCCATTTTATGGCGGAGACAGCGGATATGCTAACTACCGATCGACAGACTGTTGTCCTGCCGGATATGCGTGCAGGTTGCTCGATGGCAGATATGGCGAATGTGGAACAGACAGAACGAGCATGGAAGCATTTACAGGAGTTGGTAGGAGATACGATCATTCCGTTAACGTATGTAAATTCCACAGCAGAGATCAAAGCCTTTGTAGGACGGCATGGTGGGGCTACCGTGACTTCTTCGAATGCTAAGCAAGTGCTGGAGTGGGCGCTGAAGCAAAAGGAACGTATTTTGTTTTTGCCGGATCAGCATTTAGGTCGCAATACAGCTTACGATCTTGGAATTCCGCTAAATGAAATGGCCGTGTGGAATCCGCTGGCAGATCAGCTTGAGACTGAACAGGACCCAGCAACCGTAAAAATTATTTTATGGAAAGGGCATTGCTCTGTTCATGAAAAGTTTACAGTAGATCATATTCGCAACGTTCGCGAGCGTGATAAGAACGTCCGGGTCATCGTTCACCCCGAATGCTCTTATGAAGTCGTACAGCTCGCAGATTGCGCGGGCTCCACAAAATTCATCATCGATACCATCCGTGCGGCAGAGCCAGGGACCCAATGGGCTGTTGGCACAGAAATGAATCTCGTGCAACGAATCAAGCAGCAGTACCCTGAACAGCAGATTGAATCGCTCAATCCCGATATGTGTCCCTGCCTAACCATGAACCGGATCGATCTTCCCCATTTGCTGTGGGCAATGGAACAGTTTGACCGGGGTGAGCCTGTGGGTGTGATTCGTGTGGATGCTCAGATCAGACAGGATGCTGTACTAGCATTGAATCGTATGCTTGCTATCCGTTAA
- a CDS encoding sensor histidine kinase, which translates to MKLRTKITLLSSILVMIILLFVDVTVHLLFVKIATRNEREVLQNKWTEIIAETGHTMILKNAWSPKLKDELSGDTILRVFDQQSRLLYEVSRQSRFKLGDIRFNTSQSSQLTDVQGHKILVIHLPVLSPEGNQKGTLEIVEKWDALETNLDILNTILITSTVGAMMLSLVGSTILANAILLPISSSIQTMQEIERSLKFKKIPAGSHNQDELSQMTATFNRMMERLEESFQSQQQFVSDASHELNTTLMIIEGYANMLRRWGTRDEDIHKESIESIYEETQRMRTMTQQLLTLASSQQKDPEPHERIEMIGCCQQVVAHLKPVHDRQISILTEEKEIWLDANLTKMKQLLVILLDNALKYSSDEIEIGLSKDKKDVYIRVKDYGIGIPEGEIKRVFERFYRVDSSRHRKTGGTGLGLPIAKAITDAHQGTIRMESVEGEGTVVIVTLPQRQKERLSLQ; encoded by the coding sequence TTGAAGCTGCGGACCAAAATCACCCTGCTCAGTTCTATTTTAGTGATGATAATACTCCTGTTTGTGGATGTCACGGTTCATTTGTTGTTCGTCAAAATCGCTACGCGAAATGAAAGAGAAGTGCTGCAAAATAAGTGGACTGAAATCATTGCCGAAACCGGACATACCATGATTCTGAAGAATGCATGGAGTCCAAAATTGAAAGATGAGCTTTCCGGAGATACTATTCTGAGGGTGTTTGATCAGCAATCCCGACTTCTGTATGAAGTAAGTCGCCAGTCACGCTTTAAGCTGGGCGATATTCGTTTTAACACTTCTCAAAGCTCTCAATTGACTGATGTACAGGGTCATAAAATTCTGGTAATCCATCTCCCCGTGCTTTCTCCGGAGGGCAATCAGAAGGGAACGCTGGAGATCGTGGAAAAATGGGATGCACTCGAAACCAATCTCGATATTTTAAATACGATTCTCATCACTTCGACTGTAGGAGCAATGATGCTAAGTTTGGTAGGGAGCACGATTTTGGCGAATGCCATATTGCTGCCGATTTCCAGTAGTATTCAAACGATGCAGGAAATTGAGAGAAGCTTAAAATTTAAAAAAATCCCCGCTGGCAGTCATAATCAAGATGAATTGTCCCAAATGACCGCTACTTTTAACCGAATGATGGAGAGATTAGAAGAAAGCTTTCAGAGCCAGCAGCAGTTTGTTTCAGATGCCTCACATGAACTGAATACCACACTTATGATTATTGAGGGCTATGCCAACATGCTGCGGCGGTGGGGCACGCGTGATGAGGACATTCATAAGGAATCCATTGAATCGATCTATGAAGAAACTCAGCGAATGCGTACGATGACACAGCAGTTGCTGACTCTTGCCTCCTCACAGCAGAAAGACCCTGAGCCGCATGAGCGGATAGAAATGATCGGTTGTTGTCAACAGGTAGTAGCGCATCTCAAGCCTGTACATGATCGTCAAATTTCTATTTTAACCGAAGAGAAAGAAATTTGGCTGGATGCCAACCTGACAAAAATGAAGCAATTGCTAGTGATCCTACTGGATAATGCATTAAAATACAGCTCGGATGAGATTGAAATAGGCTTATCTAAAGATAAAAAGGATGTCTATATCCGGGTTAAGGATTATGGGATCGGAATACCTGAGGGCGAGATCAAGCGGGTCTTCGAACGATTTTATCGGGTAGATAGCTCCAGGCATCGTAAAACTGGAGGGACCGGGCTGGGGTTGCCGATTGCCAAGGCAATTACAGATGCTCATCAGGGTACGATACGTATGGAGAGCGTAGAAGGAGAAGGAACGGTAGTCATCGTCACGCTGCCCCAAAGACAAAAGGAAAGGCTGTCCCTCCAGTAG
- a CDS encoding phosphatase PAP2 family protein — MKQTSTKLPISLALLTCIVCAFGFGLIALWVSDHQVRHFDQEIISVIGQLESPAMTRVMKFFTMIGSGIPVVIIVLMAMFVLYRVLGHRRELLFLAAGVLGSVMLNTILKVLFQRARPEIHRIIEENGYSFPSGHSMTAFSMYAALTFLVWKHVPSRLGRILLIVLSSLLIVAIGTSRIYLGVHYPSDVVGGYFMSGCWMAACIWFYQRYEERRMLSLRSKSTA, encoded by the coding sequence ATGAAGCAAACATCAACAAAGCTGCCCATTTCCTTGGCTCTGCTCACATGTATAGTATGTGCATTCGGTTTTGGCTTAATCGCATTATGGGTGAGTGACCATCAAGTTCGGCATTTTGACCAGGAAATTATTTCGGTTATTGGACAACTGGAGTCGCCCGCCATGACCCGTGTAATGAAATTTTTCACCATGATCGGCAGCGGAATTCCAGTTGTGATCATTGTTTTAATGGCCATGTTCGTGCTCTATAGAGTATTGGGACACCGCAGAGAACTGCTTTTTTTGGCGGCTGGTGTATTGGGATCGGTAATGCTGAATACGATACTGAAAGTACTTTTTCAGCGTGCGAGACCGGAGATTCACCGTATTATTGAAGAGAATGGATACAGCTTTCCAAGCGGACATTCCATGACAGCTTTCAGCATGTATGCGGCGCTGACATTTTTAGTGTGGAAGCATGTTCCTTCTAGGCTGGGGCGTATCCTTCTTATTGTACTCAGCAGCCTGCTGATTGTAGCAATCGGGACGAGCCGCATTTATTTGGGCGTACATTATCCGAGCGACGTTGTGGGTGGCTATTTTATGAGTGGCTGCTGGATGGCAGCTTGTATTTGGTTTTATCAGCGGTACGAAGAACGACGAATGCTGTCACTTCGCTCTAAATCGACAGCATAA
- a CDS encoding response regulator transcription factor — protein MEKSVLVIDDEEKISRLLQLELSHEGYAVEIAQTGREGLEKALARTWDIIILDVMLPKMNGVEVLKQIRKVNNHTPVIMVTARNTTPDKVSGLDEGANDYITKPFEIEELLARMRASMRHQMEPTATASQKEDKLSSRLQVDSLVLERKTRSVVREENRIELTPKEYDLLLYLMEHKNQVLQRDELIQNVWGFDFVGDTNVVDVYIRYVRKKIDHGYKKKLIKTVRGVGYCIREEEH, from the coding sequence ATGGAAAAGTCGGTGCTGGTCATTGATGATGAAGAGAAGATATCCAGATTGCTTCAGTTGGAGTTATCCCATGAAGGATATGCAGTTGAAATCGCACAAACGGGCAGAGAAGGATTGGAAAAAGCTCTAGCACGTACATGGGATATCATCATTCTGGATGTCATGCTGCCGAAAATGAACGGGGTCGAGGTGCTGAAGCAGATTCGAAAAGTGAACAATCATACACCAGTAATTATGGTCACTGCACGTAACACGACTCCTGATAAGGTTTCAGGTCTGGATGAAGGTGCCAATGATTACATTACGAAGCCTTTTGAGATTGAGGAGTTATTAGCGCGGATGCGGGCCAGTATGAGGCATCAAATGGAGCCAACAGCTACCGCTTCACAAAAAGAGGACAAGTTGTCGTCCAGGCTCCAAGTGGATAGTTTGGTGTTGGAACGCAAGACTAGGTCAGTGGTGCGGGAAGAAAACCGAATCGAACTGACGCCCAAAGAATATGATCTGCTTCTCTATCTGATGGAGCACAAAAATCAGGTATTGCAGCGGGACGAATTGATTCAGAACGTGTGGGGGTTTGATTTTGTTGGTGATACGAATGTCGTAGATGTGTATATCCGGTATGTTCGCAAAAAAATTGATCATGGATACAAAAAGAAATTAATTAAAACCGTACGTGGTGTGGGGTACTGCATCAGGGAGGAAGAACATTGA
- the yidC gene encoding membrane protein insertase YidC yields the protein MKRFKGFTFWGKKERIFGLMVALAVVMLLSGCGANAAEINAQTPGFFNHYVVFPLSWLIQQLAQWFGGSFGLAIMTLTFIVRLALLPLMMRQTRAQQGMKRKMSAMQPDLDRIKKKYENKKDTTSQQSMQQEMMSLYKEHQFNPLNIGCLPILIQLPILSGMYTAIRLTPELASHSFLWFRLGQPDWVLSIVVAIVYLAQAKLSQFQMTPDQRKQFAIMGYLSPIMMAVFSFNAPAAMPLYWTVSGTFLLLQSLWFRRRYPIEEAESKVKLGEVTPT from the coding sequence ATGAAACGATTCAAGGGATTCACCTTTTGGGGTAAAAAAGAACGGATATTTGGATTAATGGTAGCGTTGGCGGTGGTCATGCTACTGTCTGGTTGTGGTGCGAATGCTGCGGAGATAAATGCACAGACACCCGGATTTTTTAATCATTACGTGGTGTTCCCGCTTTCTTGGCTTATTCAGCAATTGGCGCAATGGTTTGGTGGAAGCTTTGGGCTGGCGATTATGACATTGACATTCATTGTCCGTCTGGCCTTACTGCCTCTTATGATGCGTCAAACGCGTGCCCAGCAGGGTATGAAGCGCAAGATGAGCGCTATGCAGCCCGACTTGGACCGAATTAAGAAGAAGTATGAAAACAAGAAAGATACCACCAGCCAGCAGAGTATGCAGCAGGAAATGATGTCGCTTTACAAAGAACATCAATTCAATCCGCTTAATATCGGTTGTCTGCCTATTCTCATTCAGCTCCCGATCTTGAGCGGTATGTATACAGCAATCCGCTTAACCCCGGAGCTCGCATCTCACTCTTTCCTATGGTTCCGGCTCGGACAGCCGGACTGGGTTTTGTCAATCGTCGTCGCAATTGTATACTTGGCACAGGCCAAGCTTTCTCAGTTTCAGATGACGCCTGACCAGCGCAAGCAATTTGCGATCATGGGCTATCTTTCACCGATTATGATGGCGGTCTTTTCCTTCAATGCCCCTGCTGCCATGCCATTATATTGGACAGTAAGCGGCACCTTCTTGCTGCTTCAGTCGCTGTGGTTCCGCAGACGCTATCCAATAGAGGAAGCAGAGAGTAAGGTTAAACTTGGAGAAGTCACACCAACCTAA
- a CDS encoding undecaprenyl-diphosphatase, with product MLINVDYALFHWINELANSLAFLNGTMRFLAQYAPYLFGVALLIYWFTFKMPHRMMVLEAVITVCIGFVISWGLGHLFYRDRPFVGHSVIQLIHHDPNASFPSNHALGAFSLAAILWLHHQKFRVLWVILAVLIAVSRVWTGVHYPSDILAGALIGAGCAIGVHQFIRSRKLPGIFMQAAIIFYEKWEQKLGLKPGEQARTKMTEHTSSVQMKSRR from the coding sequence ATGTTAATTAATGTAGACTATGCTTTATTTCACTGGATCAATGAACTCGCTAATTCCCTCGCCTTTTTGAATGGAACCATGCGTTTCTTGGCGCAATATGCACCGTATTTATTCGGAGTGGCTTTGCTGATTTACTGGTTCACCTTTAAAATGCCGCATCGAATGATGGTTTTAGAAGCCGTTATAACGGTTTGTATCGGCTTTGTAATTAGTTGGGGTCTTGGACATTTGTTTTACAGAGATCGGCCTTTTGTCGGACATTCAGTCATTCAGCTTATTCATCATGATCCCAATGCTTCATTCCCGAGTAACCATGCACTTGGAGCGTTTTCTCTGGCTGCCATTTTATGGCTTCATCATCAAAAATTTCGTGTTCTCTGGGTTATTTTAGCTGTACTCATCGCAGTATCCCGCGTATGGACCGGAGTGCATTATCCCTCGGATATTTTGGCAGGTGCGCTTATTGGTGCAGGTTGTGCCATCGGCGTTCATCAATTCATTCGAAGTCGGAAGCTACCTGGCATCTTTATGCAGGCGGCTATTATATTTTATGAAAAATGGGAGCAGAAGCTGGGGCTCAAGCCTGGTGAACAGGCCAGAACCAAGATGACTGAACACACTTCCTCTGTCCAAATGAAAAGCAGACGCTAA
- the greA gene encoding transcription elongation factor GreA, with translation MSNEEVLLTKEGLAKLEDELKELKTVKRKELAERLKLAISYGDLKENSEYHSAKDDQAFMETRILILEKMLTKARVVDESNLDLRTVSIGSTVILNDIEFSEKMEYKIVSPAEADVLDNKISYESPLGKALLGKEVGSIIHVDAPMAVIKYELLEIKLT, from the coding sequence ATGTCGAATGAAGAAGTATTGTTAACTAAAGAGGGATTGGCCAAGCTGGAGGATGAGCTAAAGGAACTGAAGACCGTAAAACGCAAGGAGCTAGCCGAACGCCTTAAGTTGGCTATCAGCTACGGCGATTTGAAAGAAAATAGTGAGTATCACTCAGCCAAGGACGACCAAGCGTTTATGGAAACCCGCATTCTCATATTGGAGAAGATGCTGACCAAAGCCCGGGTCGTGGATGAGAGTAATTTAGACCTTAGAACCGTTAGTATTGGATCGACTGTCATTTTGAATGACATCGAATTTTCAGAAAAGATGGAATACAAAATTGTAAGTCCTGCTGAGGCGGATGTTCTTGATAACAAAATTTCCTATGAGAGTCCTTTAGGCAAGGCACTTTTGGGAAAAGAAGTGGGCAGTATCATTCATGTGGATGCACCCATGGCTGTAATTAAATATGAGCTGCTTGAAATTAAGCTCACATAG
- a CDS encoding transcription repressor NadR, which translates to MTESLKRSGTDRREQLLLWLKSESPLTGSELARRSSVSRQVIVQDISLLKASQEPILATSQGYIYMEPAGQATPLASRIIVCKHRPEQTEEELKLIVDYGVSVQDVIVEHPVYGDLTAPIRVGTRKEVDDFIRKISSTQATYLSQLTGGIHLHTLNASDEDKINDACAALEQAGFLMTD; encoded by the coding sequence TTGACTGAATCTTTAAAACGGTCAGGTACGGATCGCCGCGAACAGCTACTATTGTGGCTCAAGAGCGAATCACCACTGACCGGGAGCGAACTGGCGCGCAGATCCTCCGTCTCCCGACAAGTAATTGTACAGGATATTTCCCTGTTAAAAGCAAGCCAAGAGCCTATCCTTGCAACGAGTCAAGGATACATTTATATGGAGCCTGCGGGTCAGGCAACTCCCTTAGCCTCACGTATTATTGTGTGTAAACATCGACCTGAACAGACAGAAGAGGAACTAAAGCTGATTGTGGACTACGGTGTAAGTGTGCAGGATGTTATTGTTGAGCATCCGGTATACGGGGATCTGACTGCTCCGATACGGGTTGGAACTCGCAAGGAAGTGGACGATTTTATCCGTAAAATCAGCTCCACCCAGGCCACTTATTTGTCCCAGCTGACGGGAGGCATCCACCTGCACACCTTGAATGCCTCGGATGAAGATAAAATTAATGATGCCTGCGCTGCATTGGAGCAAGCAGGCTTCCTAATGACGGACTAA
- a CDS encoding IscS subfamily cysteine desulfurase, with protein sequence MIYLDYAASTPMCGEALNMYNVLNKEMFGNASSLHDAGGQAAYTLDYSRQRIANMIGGQKEGIYFTTGGTESNMLIVQSILNGLPQHKKHWIMSALEHHSMYNLATLLERQGYELTIVQPDREGRMSREALLPHLRENTGLVSVQHANSETGLVQDLAALSPLLRERGILLHSDAVQTFGNILVDVEAMGVDALSVSSHKVYGPKGVGAAYLKPGTPWRPVYPDTLHENGFRPGTVNVPGIAAFVAAAEMMTEQMESHQERYATLRRHFITKIQERSIPLRWVVQESENKAALHHIVGCFFHGYEGQYVMLECNRRGVCISTGSACAAGHHDPSPALQALGASGREALQFIRVSFGRTTTIEELNVLVDILTDLTHRKERSLSR encoded by the coding sequence GTGATTTATCTCGACTATGCCGCTTCTACACCCATGTGTGGTGAAGCTTTAAATATGTATAACGTATTAAATAAGGAAATGTTCGGAAATGCCAGCAGCCTTCATGATGCGGGCGGTCAAGCAGCCTACACGCTGGATTACAGCAGGCAACGAATAGCAAATATGATTGGCGGGCAAAAGGAAGGCATCTATTTTACAACAGGGGGAACAGAATCCAATATGTTGATTGTGCAATCGATCCTGAACGGGTTGCCGCAGCATAAAAAGCATTGGATCATGAGCGCTTTGGAGCATCACTCGATGTACAATCTTGCTACTTTGCTGGAACGTCAGGGCTATGAACTGACCATTGTGCAACCGGATCGGGAAGGACGAATGTCTCGCGAAGCTCTTTTACCTCACCTGAGAGAAAACACCGGACTTGTCTCCGTACAACACGCCAATTCGGAAACGGGACTAGTTCAGGACCTTGCTGCCTTATCTCCCCTGCTACGCGAACGGGGTATTTTGCTGCACAGTGATGCGGTACAGACATTTGGGAATATTCTCGTAGATGTAGAAGCCATGGGAGTAGATGCACTCTCTGTATCGAGCCATAAAGTGTATGGCCCCAAAGGCGTCGGTGCTGCATATCTCAAACCCGGAACCCCATGGCGTCCCGTGTACCCTGATACACTACATGAAAACGGATTTCGTCCTGGAACGGTTAATGTTCCCGGGATTGCAGCCTTTGTCGCGGCGGCAGAAATGATGACCGAACAGATGGAGTCGCATCAGGAGCGATATGCTACCCTGAGAAGACACTTTATTACGAAAATTCAGGAAAGATCCATTCCGTTACGTTGGGTGGTACAGGAAAGCGAGAATAAAGCAGCGCTTCATCATATAGTAGGCTGTTTTTTTCACGGTTACGAGGGACAATATGTTATGCTGGAATGTAATCGCAGAGGTGTCTGTATATCCACTGGAAGCGCATGTGCTGCCGGACACCACGATCCTTCGCCTGCCTTACAGGCGCTTGGAGCATCCGGCCGTGAAGCGTTACAATTTATCCGTGTTTCTTTCGGAAGAACGACCACCATCGAGGAATTGAATGTATTGGTAGATATTTTGACAGACCTGACGCATCGAAAAGAAAGGAGCTTATCCCGTTGA
- a CDS encoding endonuclease: protein MGIFHRFTSRSFKYATAMVFALSLYAGVAGSIQPARAEGPADPAPFIAAKVVNENAGKKVLFDNTHGQTAGAADWVIDGGFSDFGQALASNGYDVHELRQSTPITYNDLKNYDVFVTAEPNIPFKQSEQAAMEQYVKAGNSIFFIGDHYNADRNKNRWDGSESINGYRRGAWEDPAKGMSAEEKSSAAMQGVVSSDWLGSQFGVRFRYNALGDITANQIVEPAQAFGITAGVSNVAMHAGSTLAIIDPAKAKGIVYLPKTNQAWGNAVDQGVYNGGGIPEGPYAAVSKVGLGKAAFIGDSSPVEDATPKYLREETGTKKTTYDGFKEQDDAELLVNIVDWLSKKEEYTSLTEVKSLQLDQPTALLPFEEPQASTEPQAEPWSAPAAGYKWWDQRTFKAGSYGGPTASAQPVYNIVRQEQLPNAQPFQIRVTADQLAPNSTISGFSTGIYIEGGNQVAQIQNPDGSWPTSYGYSGTFSLESNGKGHAYKDLTVRIKPGTSGSANLRLRQNGSNLLTQSVVLADVPAQPLPEEGNTVPARISVAEARSLPAGKVVTLEGVVTTEPGVFGGQAFYMQDESGGIYVYQNQSGFHQGDRVKLTASLALFNSELELTDPVAIEKTGEGQLPEAVQVTQLSDASQGQLVELPTAMIRNVIDATPVGSFEFDAVSGEVSHHVRVDARTGLTRTTFPYQEGQHVKLKGISAIFKGNYQLKPRGLDDFSAQAGAELQEVELSLDQTTLNIGDTAVTHLKGTLTDGSEADLNRASVQYVSSHESVSLDTYGELKALKEGSAEITASVTLDGKTVVSNPVTVRVEKTGVGEVPSKPVLSHDNGQDTGLKDGNYNITMDLWWGTNGDELKLYENDKLIGTQSLQAASPGAQHAVIPVTGKTNGTYTYTAELINASGKTTSDPLTVEVTDASPGIPVLSHDNWDGDGAYTLAMNMWWGTNATKYNLYENGKLIDAQDLLSQSPQAQSAVTSIQNQKPGTYEYRAELVNASGEVSSQTISVEVKGHEVEMMGR from the coding sequence ATGGGAATCTTTCATCGTTTTACATCCCGTAGCTTCAAATATGCAACCGCTATGGTTTTCGCTTTATCGTTGTATGCTGGTGTTGCGGGCAGCATACAACCGGCACGGGCAGAAGGTCCGGCGGACCCAGCCCCCTTCATTGCAGCGAAAGTGGTCAATGAGAACGCTGGTAAAAAAGTGCTGTTTGATAATACTCATGGACAGACAGCTGGCGCAGCAGATTGGGTGATTGATGGTGGATTTTCAGACTTCGGCCAAGCCCTCGCGAGCAATGGCTATGATGTACACGAGCTTCGCCAATCTACGCCCATTACTTACAATGATCTAAAGAATTATGATGTATTTGTTACAGCAGAGCCGAATATTCCTTTTAAACAGAGCGAACAGGCTGCAATGGAGCAGTATGTAAAAGCAGGCAATAGTATTTTTTTCATTGGAGATCATTATAACGCGGACCGCAACAAGAATCGCTGGGACGGATCGGAGAGCATTAATGGCTATCGTCGTGGTGCATGGGAAGACCCTGCGAAGGGAATGAGTGCGGAAGAAAAAAGCTCGGCAGCAATGCAGGGCGTAGTCAGCTCAGATTGGCTGGGCAGCCAGTTTGGTGTGCGCTTTCGCTACAATGCATTAGGCGATATCACGGCCAATCAGATTGTCGAGCCAGCACAGGCGTTCGGCATTACAGCTGGAGTGAGTAATGTGGCAATGCATGCAGGATCAACACTCGCAATTATCGACCCAGCGAAAGCCAAGGGAATCGTATATCTTCCTAAAACCAATCAGGCTTGGGGCAACGCGGTAGATCAGGGCGTGTATAATGGAGGCGGCATTCCGGAAGGACCTTATGCAGCTGTATCGAAAGTAGGACTAGGCAAAGCTGCTTTCATTGGGGACTCGTCTCCTGTCGAAGATGCAACGCCAAAATATTTGCGCGAAGAGACAGGAACCAAGAAGACAACGTATGACGGCTTTAAGGAGCAGGATGACGCCGAGTTACTGGTCAATATCGTAGACTGGTTGTCCAAGAAGGAGGAGTATACCAGCCTGACGGAAGTGAAAAGCTTACAGCTGGACCAGCCGACGGCATTACTGCCTTTTGAAGAGCCACAGGCTTCCACGGAACCACAAGCCGAGCCTTGGTCCGCTCCCGCAGCTGGCTACAAATGGTGGGATCAGCGAACCTTCAAAGCAGGGTCCTATGGCGGACCTACAGCCAGTGCGCAGCCTGTGTACAACATCGTTCGTCAAGAGCAGCTGCCCAATGCACAGCCTTTTCAAATTCGAGTTACTGCCGATCAGCTGGCTCCCAATAGTACGATTAGCGGATTCAGCACAGGTATTTATATAGAGGGCGGCAATCAAGTAGCCCAGATTCAAAATCCGGATGGAAGCTGGCCAACCTCTTACGGCTATAGCGGAACATTTAGTCTGGAGTCCAACGGCAAAGGGCATGCCTATAAGGACTTGACGGTGCGAATCAAGCCGGGAACCAGTGGTTCAGCTAATCTTAGACTGAGGCAAAACGGCAGCAATCTGCTGACTCAATCCGTCGTGTTGGCTGATGTCCCGGCCCAGCCGTTGCCTGAGGAAGGCAATACGGTTCCAGCTCGTATCAGTGTCGCAGAAGCACGGAGTCTCCCGGCTGGTAAAGTCGTGACCTTAGAGGGTGTTGTGACGACAGAACCAGGTGTATTCGGTGGTCAAGCCTTTTACATGCAGGATGAAAGTGGCGGTATTTATGTATATCAGAACCAAAGCGGCTTTCACCAAGGGGATCGAGTAAAGCTTACAGCAAGCTTGGCACTGTTTAATAGTGAGCTAGAGTTAACCGATCCAGTGGCAATTGAAAAAACGGGAGAAGGACAACTTCCAGAAGCTGTACAAGTCACCCAACTCAGTGATGCGAGCCAAGGACAGTTGGTTGAGCTTCCTACGGCAATGATTCGTAATGTGATAGACGCGACTCCCGTAGGTTCGTTTGAATTTGATGCAGTATCAGGTGAAGTAAGTCACCATGTGCGTGTCGATGCACGTACAGGCTTAACACGGACAACTTTTCCATATCAAGAAGGACAGCACGTGAAGCTAAAAGGAATTTCGGCGATTTTCAAAGGGAATTATCAGTTGAAACCGCGTGGACTGGATGATTTTTCAGCTCAGGCAGGTGCAGAGTTGCAAGAAGTAGAGCTTTCACTGGATCAAACGACCCTCAACATTGGGGATACGGCAGTGACACATCTCAAGGGTACGCTGACAGATGGCAGCGAAGCAGATTTAAACCGCGCTTCTGTTCAGTATGTCAGCAGTCATGAATCCGTTTCGCTGGATACGTATGGAGAACTTAAGGCCCTAAAAGAGGGGAGCGCGGAGATTACAGCCAGCGTTACCTTGGATGGTAAAACGGTCGTATCCAATCCTGTAACTGTTAGAGTCGAAAAGACTGGTGTAGGTGAAGTGCCGAGTAAACCTGTGCTGTCGCATGATAACGGGCAGGACACTGGGCTGAAGGATGGCAATTACAACATCACTATGGATCTGTGGTGGGGTACGAATGGTGATGAACTCAAGTTGTACGAAAATGACAAGCTGATTGGCACTCAATCGTTGCAAGCGGCTTCTCCTGGAGCACAGCATGCAGTCATTCCTGTTACAGGTAAGACCAACGGTACCTACACGTATACTGCAGAACTGATCAACGCTTCTGGTAAAACGACCAGCGACCCGTTAACTGTCGAAGTGACCGATGCTTCTCCTGGCATTCCAGTGCTGTCTCATGACAATTGGGATGGTGATGGTGCCTATACTCTTGCTATGAACATGTGGTGGGGCACAAATGCGACGAAATACAACTTGTATGAAAACGGAAAGCTGATCGACGCGCAGGATCTGCTGAGCCAAAGTCCGCAGGCCCAAAGTGCAGTGACCAGCATCCAAAATCAAAAGCCGGGTACATATGAGTACCGGGCCGAGTTAGTCAATGCTTCAGGAGAAGTTTCTAGTCAAACGATAAGTGTAGAAGTAAAGGGCCATGAAGTAGAAATGATGGGCCGTTAA